The proteins below come from a single Parageobacillus thermoglucosidasius genomic window:
- the hepT gene encoding heptaprenyl diphosphate synthase component II yields MKLKAMYSFLNADLRAVEKELEETVRSDYAQLSEAALHLLQAGGKRIRPVFVLLAAKFGTYDIERVKHVAVALELIHMASLVHDDVIDDAELRRGRQTIKAKWSNRFAMYAGDYMFARSLELMTRLENPLAHRILANTIVEVCRGEIEQIKDKYRFDQNLRCYLRRIKRKTALLIAASCQLGAIAANAAKRTADRLYLFGYYVGMSFQITDDILDFTGTEAQLGKPAGSDLLQGNVTLPVLFAMEDERVRERITAAVHPKTTPDEMKEIIALIKQTDAIEKSYALSDRYLQKAFRVLETLPKNKARSTLYDIAKYIGKRDF; encoded by the coding sequence ATGAAATTAAAAGCGATGTATTCGTTTTTGAATGCGGATTTACGTGCAGTTGAAAAAGAACTGGAAGAAACGGTCCGTTCCGATTATGCGCAGTTGAGTGAAGCTGCGTTACATTTGTTGCAGGCGGGCGGAAAGCGGATCCGTCCCGTTTTTGTATTGCTTGCCGCGAAATTCGGCACGTATGATATTGAACGGGTGAAACATGTGGCGGTCGCGTTAGAGCTAATCCATATGGCGTCCCTCGTTCATGATGATGTGATCGATGATGCAGAGCTGCGGAGAGGCAGGCAAACGATTAAGGCAAAATGGAGCAATCGGTTTGCCATGTATGCCGGTGACTATATGTTCGCCCGCTCGCTTGAATTGATGACACGACTTGAAAATCCGCTTGCCCACCGCATTTTGGCAAACACCATTGTCGAAGTGTGCCGCGGGGAAATTGAACAAATTAAAGATAAATATCGTTTTGATCAAAACCTTCGTTGTTACTTGCGGCGCATCAAACGAAAAACCGCGCTGCTGATTGCGGCAAGCTGCCAGCTTGGAGCAATTGCTGCAAACGCTGCAAAGAGGACGGCGGATCGCCTCTATTTGTTCGGGTATTATGTTGGCATGTCGTTTCAAATTACGGATGATATTCTCGATTTTACTGGTACGGAGGCGCAGCTTGGCAAACCGGCGGGGAGCGATCTATTGCAAGGAAATGTGACGCTCCCGGTGTTATTTGCGATGGAGGATGAAAGGGTAAGAGAGAGGATTACCGCTGCTGTCCATCCGAAAACGACACCGGACGAAATGAAGGAAATTATTGCGCTGATTAAACAAACCGATGCGATTGAAAAATCGTACGCGCTTAGCGACCGATATTTGCAAAAGGCGTTTCGGGTATTAGAAACGCTGCCGAAAAACAAAGCGCGGTCTACGTTGTACGACATCGCAAAATATATCGGAAAAAGGGATTTTTAA
- the menG gene encoding demethylmenaquinone methyltransferase: MHQSKEERVHHVFEKIYQHYDRMNSVISFRRHLKWRKDTMKRMNVQQGKKALDVCCGTADWAIALAEAVGPSGEVYGLDFSKNMLRVGEQKVKERQLTNVKLIHGNAMNLPFPDNMFDYVTIGFGLRNVPDYMTVLKEMYRVTKPGGKVVCLETSQPTLIGFRQLYYFYFRFIMPLFGKLFAKSYEEYSWLQESARDFPGRDELAEMFRAAGFVDIEVKPYTFGVAAMHLGYKR, from the coding sequence ATGCATCAATCGAAAGAAGAACGGGTTCATCATGTGTTTGAAAAAATTTATCAGCATTATGACCGCATGAATTCGGTTATCAGTTTCCGGCGCCATTTGAAATGGCGCAAAGATACGATGAAGCGGATGAACGTACAACAAGGAAAAAAGGCGCTTGACGTTTGCTGCGGCACGGCCGATTGGGCGATTGCGCTTGCTGAGGCCGTCGGTCCAAGCGGTGAAGTATACGGGCTTGATTTCAGCAAAAATATGCTGCGAGTGGGAGAACAAAAAGTAAAAGAACGCCAGTTGACAAACGTTAAACTGATTCACGGCAATGCGATGAACTTGCCGTTTCCTGACAATATGTTTGATTATGTGACGATTGGCTTTGGATTGCGCAATGTCCCTGACTACATGACAGTGCTAAAAGAAATGTACCGCGTCACAAAGCCAGGCGGCAAAGTCGTTTGTCTGGAAACATCGCAGCCGACATTAATCGGGTTTCGCCAGTTGTACTATTTTTACTTTCGCTTTATTATGCCTTTGTTTGGAAAATTGTTTGCGAAAAGTTATGAAGAATATTCGTGGCTTCAAGAATCAGCGCGTGATTTCCCTGGAAGGGATGAACTTGCTGAGATGTTCCGCGCAGCCGGCTTTGTCGATATTGAAGTGAAACCGTACACATTTGGAGTTGCTGCGATGCATTTAGGTTATAAACGATAA
- a CDS encoding heptaprenyl diphosphate synthase component 1, with translation MIILKNIIKKIAMLKEQIERFLHHSYLFQHISTRPIDEDRILLSLSMLEDAHISPEKADHYIIPMMLVQIALDTHDEVTNSASGCEDDDLKTRQLVVLAGDLYSGLYYDYLAKRNEISIIRLFAEAIKEINEHKIRLYQKDIERIETLFDSVGTIESALICKMGEYFSAPLWASFSHDYLLLKRLNREKEAFIHSGSSALFEQMANIVFPKTKAVTKEQKHYLLHICNRYIDHCKEKLLKMKLDVNEMLQVRISELTGGFSAVAKKTVEEG, from the coding sequence GTGATTATATTGAAAAACATCATAAAAAAAATCGCAATGTTAAAAGAACAAATCGAACGATTTCTTCACCATTCTTATTTGTTTCAGCATATATCGACAAGGCCAATCGATGAAGACCGCATTTTGCTATCATTGTCCATGTTAGAAGATGCGCACATTTCCCCAGAGAAAGCGGACCATTATATTATCCCGATGATGCTTGTGCAAATCGCCCTTGATACCCATGATGAAGTGACCAATTCTGCTTCCGGCTGCGAAGACGATGATTTGAAAACGCGGCAATTAGTTGTGCTGGCAGGCGATTTATACAGTGGCTTATATTACGATTATTTAGCAAAGCGGAACGAGATTTCGATAATCCGCCTGTTTGCGGAAGCGATCAAAGAGATTAATGAGCACAAAATTCGCCTGTATCAAAAAGATATCGAACGCATTGAAACATTGTTTGACAGCGTTGGAACGATTGAGTCGGCGCTGATTTGCAAAATGGGAGAGTATTTTTCTGCCCCGTTATGGGCAAGCTTTTCGCATGATTATTTGCTGCTGAAACGGCTGAACAGGGAAAAAGAAGCGTTCATCCATTCTGGTTCCTCTGCTTTGTTTGAGCAAATGGCAAATATCGTATTTCCAAAAACAAAAGCGGTGACGAAGGAGCAGAAACATTATTTGCTCCACATTTGCAACCGGTATATTGACCATTGCAAAGAAAAATTGCTAAAAATGAAATTGGACGTCAATGAGATGTTGCAAGTCCGCATTTCCGAGTTAACTGGCGGTTTTTCAGCCGTCGCAAAAAAGACGGTGGAAGAAGGGTAG
- the mtrB gene encoding trp RNA-binding attenuation protein MtrB, with protein sequence MYINSDYVVIKALEDGVSVIGLTRGADTRFHHSEKLDKGEVLIAQFTEHTSAIKIRGKAHIQTRHGEIESDGKK encoded by the coding sequence ATGTACATCAACAGTGATTATGTTGTCATAAAAGCGCTGGAAGATGGGGTGAGCGTCATTGGGTTAACGAGAGGGGCGGATACACGTTTTCACCACTCGGAAAAACTGGATAAAGGGGAAGTGTTAATTGCCCAATTCACTGAACATACGTCGGCGATTAAGATAAGAGGAAAAGCGCATATTCAGACGAGACATGGCGAAATCGAATCGGACGGAAAAAAGTAA
- the folE gene encoding GTP cyclohydrolase I FolE, with translation MSHVNYEQIEYAVRLILEAIGEDPNREGLVDTPKRVAKMYAELFSGLHEDPKQYFQTVFNEDHEELVLVKDIPFYSMCEHHLVPFFGVAHVAYIPRDGKVTGLSKLARAVEAVARRPQLQERITATVADSIMETLDPYGVMVVVEAEHMCMTMRGVKKPGAKTVTTAVRGVFETDQTARAEVLSLIKG, from the coding sequence ATGTCACATGTGAATTATGAACAAATTGAATATGCCGTTCGTTTAATTTTAGAGGCAATTGGCGAAGATCCGAATCGTGAAGGATTAGTCGACACGCCAAAGCGGGTCGCAAAGATGTACGCGGAATTATTTTCCGGGTTGCATGAAGATCCGAAGCAATATTTTCAAACCGTGTTCAATGAAGACCATGAGGAGTTAGTGCTTGTCAAAGATATTCCGTTTTACTCCATGTGCGAGCACCATTTGGTCCCGTTTTTCGGCGTCGCGCATGTTGCCTATATTCCCCGTGACGGAAAAGTGACAGGATTAAGCAAGCTGGCGCGAGCGGTGGAGGCGGTAGCACGCCGTCCGCAATTGCAGGAGCGCATAACGGCGACCGTTGCCGATTCGATTATGGAAACATTAGATCCATACGGAGTAATGGTAGTGGTGGAAGCGGAACATATGTGCATGACGATGCGCGGCGTGAAAAAGCCGGGAGCCAAAACGGTGACAACGGCGGTGAGAGGAGTGTTTGAAACCGACCAAACGGCCCGTGCGGAAGTGCTTTCCCTCATAAAAGGATAA
- a CDS encoding HU family DNA-binding protein: MNKTELINTVAEISGLSKKDATKAVDAVFESITEALKKGDKVQLIGFGNFEVRERAARKGRNPQTGEEMEIPASKVPAFKPGKALKDAVK, encoded by the coding sequence ATGAATAAGACAGAATTGATTAACACAGTTGCTGAAATTAGCGGCCTTTCCAAAAAGGATGCAACAAAAGCGGTGGACGCTGTATTTGAATCTATTACAGAAGCGCTTAAAAAAGGCGATAAAGTCCAATTAATTGGTTTTGGGAACTTTGAAGTTCGCGAGCGCGCGGCGCGCAAAGGGCGCAACCCGCAAACAGGGGAAGAAATGGAAATCCCTGCGAGCAAAGTTCCTGCATTCAAACCAGGAAAAGCTCTTAAAGATGCTGTGAAATAA
- the spoIVA gene encoding stage IV sporulation protein A: MEKVDIFKDIAERTGGDIYLGVVGAVRTGKSTFIKRFMELVVIPNIQNEADKARAQDELPQSAAGKTIMTTEPKFVPNQAVTVKVDEGLEVNIRLVDCVGYAVPGAKGYEDENGPRMIHTPWYEEPIPFHEAAEIGTRKVIQEHSTIGVVITTDGTISEIPRQDYIEAEERVIHELKEVGKPFIMIVNTVRPHHPDTEALRRELAEKYDIPVLAMSVESMREADVYNVLREALYEFPVLEVNVNLPSWVMVLREDHWLRESYQDAVRDTVKDIKRLRDVDRVVQQFSEYDFIEKASLAGIEMGRGIAEIDLYAPDELYDQILKEVVGVEIRGKDHLLQLMQDFAHAKSEYDQIADALKMVKQTGYGIAAPALSDMSLDEPEIIRQGSRFGVRLKAVAPSIHMIKVDVESEFAPIIGTEKQSEELVRYLMQDFEDDPLSIWNSDIFGRSLSSIVREGIQAKLALMPENARYKLKETLERIINEGSGGLIAIIL, translated from the coding sequence TTGGAAAAAGTCGATATTTTCAAAGATATCGCCGAACGAACTGGTGGCGATATTTATTTAGGAGTAGTCGGTGCGGTCCGAACAGGAAAATCGACTTTCATAAAAAGGTTTATGGAACTCGTCGTCATTCCTAATATTCAAAATGAGGCAGATAAAGCGCGCGCGCAAGACGAATTGCCGCAAAGCGCTGCCGGAAAAACGATTATGACCACTGAGCCGAAATTCGTGCCAAATCAAGCGGTGACCGTTAAAGTCGACGAAGGATTAGAAGTGAATATTCGCCTTGTCGATTGTGTCGGCTATGCCGTCCCCGGCGCAAAAGGGTATGAAGATGAGAACGGCCCGCGCATGATTCATACGCCATGGTACGAAGAACCGATTCCGTTTCACGAAGCGGCGGAGATCGGCACAAGAAAAGTGATCCAAGAACATTCGACGATCGGCGTGGTCATTACGACAGACGGCACGATTAGCGAAATTCCGCGCCAAGATTATATCGAAGCCGAAGAACGCGTCATTCATGAATTAAAAGAAGTCGGCAAACCGTTTATTATGATTGTCAACACCGTTCGGCCGCATCATCCGGATACGGAGGCGCTGCGCCGCGAGCTTGCGGAAAAATATGATATTCCGGTGCTGGCGATGAGCGTTGAAAGCATGCGAGAAGCCGATGTGTATAACGTGCTTCGTGAAGCATTATATGAATTTCCGGTATTAGAAGTGAATGTGAATTTACCGAGCTGGGTCATGGTGCTCCGTGAAGACCATTGGCTTCGCGAAAGCTATCAAGACGCGGTCCGTGATACAGTAAAAGATATTAAGCGGCTGCGCGATGTGGATCGCGTTGTTCAGCAATTTAGCGAATATGATTTCATTGAAAAGGCGAGTCTTGCCGGCATTGAAATGGGACGAGGAATTGCGGAAATTGACTTATATGCACCGGACGAGTTGTATGACCAAATTTTAAAAGAAGTTGTCGGCGTTGAAATTCGCGGCAAAGATCATTTGCTGCAGCTTATGCAAGATTTTGCCCACGCAAAATCAGAATATGACCAAATCGCCGATGCGTTAAAAATGGTGAAACAAACCGGTTACGGCATCGCGGCGCCGGCGCTTTCCGACATGAGCCTCGATGAACCGGAAATCATTCGCCAAGGATCGCGCTTCGGCGTGCGGTTAAAAGCAGTGGCTCCGTCCATTCATATGATTAAAGTGGACGTTGAATCGGAATTTGCGCCAATCATCGGTACGGAAAAACAAAGCGAAGAGCTCGTCCGTTATTTAATGCAAGATTTTGAAGATGATCCTCTCTCGATCTGGAATTCCGATATTTTCGGCCGTTCGCTTAGCTCGATTGTCCGCGAAGGCATTCAAGCAAAACTGGCCCTTATGCCGGAAAACGCGCGTTATAAGCTGAAAGAAACGCTTGAACGCATTATTAACGAAGGGTCCGGTGGGTTAATCGCCATTATTTTATAG
- a CDS encoding DUF2768 domain-containing protein, which translates to MSPALAKMWIAIASMVFMFISVFSIYISRYKVKNKIIRFILALIAYVFMILAGIIIIFVVFSGPSPE; encoded by the coding sequence ATGTCACCGGCGTTGGCAAAAATGTGGATTGCCATTGCGTCCATGGTATTCATGTTTATCTCGGTATTTTCGATTTATATCAGCCGTTATAAAGTAAAAAATAAGATTATTCGCTTTATTTTGGCATTGATCGCCTATGTTTTTATGATTTTAGCAGGAATTATCATTATTTTTGTCGTGTTTAGCGGCCCTTCGCCAGAATAG
- a CDS encoding NAD(P)H-dependent glycerol-3-phosphate dehydrogenase, protein MEQITVLGAGSWGTALAIVLADNGHQVRLWGHRAEQIEEINTKRTNEKYLPGVRLPEKIAGYADLCQALDGVRTVVLAVPTKAIREVLRKVCACIREPITIVAVSKGIEPDTHKRVSEVIEEEMGKLLRDVVVLSGPSHAEEVSLRHPTTVTVSSKNMEAAERIQDLFMNHQYFRVYTNPDLIGVELGGALKNIIALAAGITDGLGYGDNAKAALMTRGLAEIARLGCALGANPLTFSGLTGVGDLIVTCTSVHSRNWRAGHMLGKGKKLDEVLESMGMVVEGVRTTKAAYQLSKKLGVKMPITKVLYEVLFDGKDPKEAADSLMSRVKTQEMDDLVNILTEPQREK, encoded by the coding sequence GTGGAACAAATTACAGTGTTAGGTGCAGGAAGCTGGGGGACAGCGCTTGCGATAGTCCTCGCCGATAACGGCCATCAAGTACGGCTTTGGGGACACCGTGCAGAGCAGATCGAGGAAATCAATACAAAACGAACGAATGAAAAATATTTGCCAGGTGTTCGCTTGCCTGAAAAAATTGCCGGCTATGCCGACCTTTGCCAAGCGCTTGACGGCGTCCGGACGGTGGTGCTGGCTGTACCGACAAAAGCGATTCGCGAAGTGTTGCGGAAAGTCTGCGCCTGCATTCGCGAACCGATCACCATTGTAGCGGTAAGCAAAGGAATTGAGCCAGACACGCATAAACGTGTTTCTGAAGTCATTGAGGAAGAGATGGGAAAGCTTTTGCGCGATGTCGTCGTCCTGTCTGGGCCGAGCCACGCAGAAGAAGTGAGCTTGCGCCATCCGACGACCGTGACCGTTTCGTCGAAAAACATGGAAGCGGCGGAGCGCATTCAAGATTTGTTCATGAACCACCAATACTTTCGCGTTTATACCAATCCGGATTTAATTGGGGTGGAGCTCGGCGGGGCGTTGAAAAATATTATTGCTTTAGCTGCGGGCATTACTGACGGATTAGGGTATGGCGATAATGCGAAAGCGGCGCTAATGACAAGAGGACTGGCTGAAATTGCCCGGTTAGGCTGTGCGCTTGGCGCCAATCCGCTGACATTCTCGGGCTTGACGGGGGTTGGCGATTTAATTGTCACATGCACAAGCGTTCATTCGCGGAATTGGCGTGCCGGCCACATGCTTGGCAAAGGGAAAAAGCTAGATGAAGTGCTGGAGAGCATGGGAATGGTCGTGGAAGGGGTAAGAACGACGAAAGCCGCTTACCAGCTTTCCAAAAAACTTGGAGTAAAAATGCCGATTACGAAAGTGCTTTATGAAGTGTTATTTGATGGAAAAGATCCGAAAGAGGCGGCTGATTCGTTAATGTCGCGCGTTAAAACGCAAGAGATGGACGATTTAGTGAATATTCTTACAGAACCGCAGCGGGAAAAATGA
- the der gene encoding ribosome biogenesis GTPase Der yields the protein MANPVVAIVGRPNVGKSTIFNRIVGERISIVEDVPGVTRDRIYSSAEWLNHKFYLIDTGGIDIGDEPLLVQIRQQAEIAIDEADVIIFMTNGRDGVTAADEEVAKILHRSNKPVVLAVNKIDNPEMRDLIYDFYALGFGDPYPISGAHGTGLGDLLDAVARHFPKRGQEEYEEDVIKFCLIGRPNVGKSSLVNAILGEERVIVSDIAGTTRDAVDTTFVREGQEYVIIDTAGMRKRGKIYENTEKYSVLRALKAIERSDVVLVVLNAEEGIIEQDKKIAGYAHEAGRGVIIVVNKWDAIEKDDKTLIEFERKIRDHFPFLDYAPIIFVSAKTKQRLHKLLPLVRMVSENHAMRVQTNVLNEVIMDAVAMNPTPTHNGRRLKIYYMTQVAVKPPTFVAFVNDPELMHFSYERFLENRIRDAFGFEGTPITIIARPRK from the coding sequence ATGGCTAATCCAGTCGTAGCAATTGTCGGTCGTCCAAACGTTGGAAAGTCCACGATTTTTAACCGAATCGTCGGCGAACGCATTTCTATTGTGGAGGATGTACCGGGAGTAACTCGCGACAGAATTTACAGCAGCGCTGAATGGCTGAATCATAAATTTTACTTAATTGATACCGGCGGGATCGATATCGGCGATGAGCCGCTTTTAGTGCAAATTCGCCAACAAGCGGAAATTGCGATTGATGAAGCGGACGTAATCATTTTTATGACGAACGGCCGCGATGGAGTGACAGCAGCCGATGAAGAAGTGGCAAAAATTTTGCACCGTTCGAACAAGCCGGTTGTGCTTGCGGTGAATAAAATTGACAATCCGGAAATGCGCGATCTCATTTACGATTTTTATGCGCTCGGGTTTGGGGACCCGTATCCGATTTCCGGCGCGCATGGAACGGGGCTCGGCGATTTGTTGGACGCGGTCGCCCGCCATTTTCCAAAGCGCGGCCAGGAAGAATATGAAGAAGATGTGATTAAGTTTTGCTTAATCGGCCGTCCAAACGTTGGCAAATCTTCTCTTGTTAACGCCATTTTAGGAGAAGAACGCGTCATTGTCAGCGATATTGCCGGAACGACGCGCGATGCCGTCGATACGACGTTTGTGCGGGAAGGGCAAGAATATGTTATTATTGACACAGCGGGAATGAGAAAAAGAGGGAAAATTTACGAAAACACGGAAAAATATAGCGTGCTGCGTGCGCTGAAAGCGATTGAGCGCTCTGATGTCGTCCTCGTTGTGTTAAACGCGGAAGAAGGCATTATCGAACAGGACAAAAAAATTGCCGGATATGCCCATGAAGCGGGGCGGGGCGTGATTATTGTCGTTAACAAATGGGATGCGATTGAAAAAGATGACAAAACATTGATTGAATTTGAGCGGAAAATCCGCGATCATTTTCCGTTTCTTGATTATGCGCCGATTATCTTTGTTTCGGCAAAAACAAAGCAGCGGTTACATAAGCTATTGCCGCTTGTCCGCATGGTAAGCGAAAATCATGCCATGCGCGTGCAAACAAACGTGCTGAATGAAGTGATAATGGATGCGGTGGCAATGAATCCGACGCCAACGCATAACGGCCGGCGCTTAAAGATTTATTATATGACGCAAGTAGCGGTAAAACCGCCAACTTTTGTCGCGTTTGTCAACGACCCGGAGCTGATGCACTTTTCTTACGAGCGCTTTTTGGAAAATCGCATCCGCGATGCGTTCGGCTTTGAAGGGACACCGATAACAATCATTGCCAGACCGAGAAAATAA
- a CDS encoding capping complex subunit for YIEGIA, with amino-acid sequence MTHEKVILAVVTTNEQKVAGGAPIFTCETKEEMERIAANLEAILDGIAHELSEQLFIIVKH; translated from the coding sequence ATGACACATGAGAAAGTAATTTTAGCCGTCGTTACAACGAATGAACAAAAAGTGGCGGGAGGGGCGCCGATTTTTACATGTGAAACAAAAGAAGAAATGGAGAGGATCGCCGCCAATTTAGAAGCGATTTTAGACGGCATTGCCCATGAGCTGTCGGAACAATTATTTATCATTGTCAAGCATTAG
- a CDS encoding YIEGIA family protein, whose product MNEYTFPIVYGIVVGVITRLYLLRTDYRQYPTYLHGRTIHIALSVIAAGLGTIAVPAIMEKEFTAITFLALAASQFRDVRNMERNTLNELDQYELVPRGKTYIEGIAIVFEGRNYLVIFTSFFSTLAYLVWDTWVAIIVSIICLLVARRFMTGNRLKDIVDVEYVKPHFEGAGLYVDNIYIMNIGLQARREEILRYGMGFILKPKNFNARLTIANLGQRQAILHDVSTALGVYRDSGTPALVPLAKRDLDDGRVGIFILPQINDIEKAKKIIENVPMLENAIRMPTKRKFMKKGE is encoded by the coding sequence ATGAATGAGTATACATTTCCGATTGTATATGGCATTGTTGTTGGAGTGATCACACGGTTATATTTATTGCGGACAGATTATCGTCAATATCCGACCTATTTGCATGGAAGAACGATTCACATCGCCCTTAGCGTTATTGCCGCCGGCCTCGGTACGATCGCCGTTCCGGCCATTATGGAAAAAGAATTTACGGCGATCACTTTTTTGGCGCTGGCCGCGTCACAGTTTCGCGATGTGCGCAATATGGAACGAAACACGCTGAACGAACTTGACCAATATGAGCTTGTGCCGCGCGGCAAAACGTATATTGAAGGAATTGCTATTGTTTTTGAAGGGAGAAACTATTTAGTCATTTTCACTTCTTTTTTTTCCACGCTTGCCTATTTAGTGTGGGATACTTGGGTTGCCATCATTGTTAGCATCATTTGCTTGCTTGTCGCGCGCCGGTTTATGACCGGGAACCGCTTAAAAGATATTGTTGATGTGGAATATGTGAAGCCGCATTTTGAAGGAGCGGGGTTATATGTGGATAACATTTACATAATGAATATCGGGCTGCAAGCGCGCCGCGAAGAGATTTTGCGGTATGGAATGGGGTTTATTTTAAAGCCGAAAAATTTTAATGCGCGCTTAACCATTGCCAATTTAGGGCAGCGCCAGGCGATTTTGCACGATGTGTCAACTGCGCTTGGAGTATATCGCGACTCAGGGACGCCGGCGCTTGTGCCGCTGGCGAAGCGCGATTTAGATGACGGGCGTGTCGGCATTTTCATTTTGCCGCAAATCAATGATATCGAAAAGGCGAAAAAAATTATTGAGAATGTGCCGATGTTGGAGAATGCCATTCGCATGCCAACAAAGCGGAAGTTCATGAAAAAAGGGGAATAG
- a CDS encoding YphA family membrane protein, with the protein MEGIYFYFFFWILWIISTFFMEKTRQRTMLAAAALIAIILSSVSLHIGSFHVTLAFLFLFCFACYFAAAQTCRKLLYMVIAALTTAFAYASFQLLALFDPVWIWMDRTWMLAMALVIICLLFYENIQSRLLCLVIGGCQGETLYSIVSQKVSFSHVIGSFSFLDTVSISAFCLLIWSLFEQITMHVSSKKTIKGTKQS; encoded by the coding sequence ATGGAAGGGATTTATTTTTATTTCTTTTTTTGGATTTTATGGATAATATCAACCTTTTTTATGGAAAAAACGCGCCAACGGACAATGCTGGCTGCGGCTGCACTAATAGCGATCATTCTCTCATCTGTTTCCCTGCATATAGGCAGTTTTCACGTAACGCTTGCTTTTTTGTTTCTTTTTTGCTTCGCTTGTTATTTCGCGGCAGCACAAACTTGTCGGAAGCTTCTATATATGGTGATTGCCGCATTGACCACCGCTTTTGCCTATGCCTCTTTCCAGCTTCTCGCTCTTTTTGACCCGGTATGGATATGGATGGACCGCACATGGATGCTTGCCATGGCGCTAGTCATCATCTGTCTTTTATTTTACGAAAATATTCAATCGCGTTTATTATGCCTGGTCATCGGGGGGTGTCAAGGTGAAACGCTGTATTCCATTGTTTCGCAAAAGGTATCGTTTTCGCACGTCATCGGCTCTTTTTCGTTTTTAGATACGGTATCTATTAGTGCGTTTTGCTTGCTTATTTGGTCTCTATTTGAACAGATCACTATGCATGTTAGCAGCAAAAAAACAATAAAGGGGACAAAGCAGTCATGA
- a CDS encoding YpzI family protein: MGRDRQEKKLKQSHRVESDRDQSIEHKGATRLEGQGVARERNKH; the protein is encoded by the coding sequence TTGGGCAGAGACCGTCAAGAAAAAAAGCTAAAACAATCACATCGCGTCGAATCCGACCGTGACCAATCCATCGAACATAAAGGCGCAACAAGACTTGAAGGCCAAGGCGTAGCAAGAGAACGAAACAAGCACTAA